One segment of Pyricularia oryzae 70-15 chromosome 3, whole genome shotgun sequence DNA contains the following:
- a CDS encoding plasma membrane calcium-transporting ATPase 4, with amino-acid sequence MADTMQADNTEKENNNDAKPQPSDSTPTTKDGKAAGNKPTGDFKIDLEDALSPDPGTEDMFVCEDNRFAYSPGQLSKLLNPKSWNAFYAIGGLAGLEKGLQTNRKEGLSVDETSVDGTVAFEDVAAKGAQRHGSVTEDQIAKAAKHQSSDGGNKSGHPQPSPMNVEAGSPFADRKRIFRDNRLPAKKSKSLLQIAWETYNDKILILLTFAAIISLALGLYQTFGVSHEGGGAKVEWVEGVAILVAIFIVVLVGTVNDWQMQRSFNKLNAKHDDRHVKVIRSGKSVELSVYDILVGDVMHLETGDLVPVDGIFIQGHGVKCDESSATGESDLLKKTPADEVFAALEKIHEGNSDNSKIEKMDPFIISGSKVNEGTGTFLVTAVGVHSSYGRIMMTMQTGQESTPLQQMLNKLADMIAYAGTGSALLLFVVLFIKFLVGLPNNTDNPDQKGQTFLRLFITAVTVVVVAVPEGLPLAVTLALAFATTRMTKDNNLVRVLRACETMGNATTICSDKTGTLTQNKMTVVATTLGTSLSFGGTDEMLEEPEGGQEKDQHSHAESSVRNVPVEEFSKSLSQPVKDILIQSNAVNSTAFEGDQEGEHTYIGSKTEVALLTFTRDHLGAPPVAEVRSNSDVVQVVPFDSALKYMATVVKLSDGKYRAYVKGASEILLKQCTRVLSDPESEDLATTELTDELRETFNSTITSYAGQTLRTISSSYRDFDSWPPSEATSKEDPRSADFNKVHSDMTLVSIFGIKDPLRPGVIDAIKDCKRAGVVVRMVTGDNILTGRAIAKECGIYTPEEGGLAMEGPDFRRKSEEELKEIAPKLQVLARSSPEDKRILVKILKELGETVAATGDGTNDAPALKMADIGFAMGIAGTEVAKEAAAIILMDDNFATIVKAMAWGRTVRDAVKKFLQFQLTVNVTAVVLVFVSAVSSSTEESVLNAVQLLWVNLIMDTMAALALATDPPHPSILHRKPDRKSASLITPAMAKMIIGQAICQLAITLVLNFGGYSLLGYGSMPDGEIRLKTLVFNTFVWLQIFNEVNNRRLDNKLNILEGVLKNYWFLGVNLIMIGGQVLIIFVGREAFKIVPLDGKEWGISIGLGAISIPWGMIIRLIPDHWILKILPYAIRRRWVPETIKSEKELEKLKKDQEKDAEKAAKKKAKKDAKKAKKRGKKGGEDEEKASTREESDEEDHFKPPLRTLTSIRGNRARNHSFYDGHRGFHQYVHDQKRKVKAKAHTIAHLDSSHKEKDESTKSDARRSLTAPAAPRPQDGQTSQD; translated from the exons ATGGCAGACACTATGCAAGCAGATAATAccgaaaaggaaaataacaaCGATGCCAAG CCTCAGCCTTCCGATAGCACACCAACCACCAAAGATGGCAAGGCTGCCGGCAACAAACCCACCGGCGACTTCAAGATCGACCTTGAAGATGCCCTCAGTCCCGATCCCGGCACTGAGGACATGTTTGTTTGCGAGGACAATCGCTTCGCATACTCGCCTGGTCAACTATccaaactcctcaaccccaagaGTTGGAACGCCTTTTACGCCATCGGCGGCCTCGCCGGTCTAGAGAAGGGCCTGCAAACGAACCGCAAGGAGGGTCTGAGTGTCGACGAGACGAGCGTCGACGGTACCGTCGCCTTTGAGGATGTCGCCGCCAAGGGCGCCCAGAGACATGGTTCCGTGACCGAGGATCAAATAGCCAAGGCTGCCAAGCACCAGAGCTCCGATGGTGGTAACAAGTCAGGGCATCCGCAGCCATCTCCCATGAACGTCGAGGCCGGCTCGCCCTTTGCCGACCGAAAACGCATCTTCAGGGACAATCGCCTGCCGGCAAAGAAATCCAAGTCGCTGCTGCAAATCGCTTGGGAGACTTACAACGACAAGATTCTCATCCTGTTGACGTTTGCCGCCATCATCTCGCTTGCCCTCGGTCTTTACCAGACATTCGGCGTATCTCATGAGGGTGGAGGAGCCAAAGTAGAGTGGGTTGAAGGCGTGGCCATTCTG GTTGCAATCTTTATCGTTGTCCTTGTCGGAACTGTCAATGACTGGCAG ATGCAACGCAGCTTCAACAAACTGAACGCTAAACATGACGACCGCCATGTCAAAGTCATACGCTCGGGAAAGAGTGTAGAGTTGTCCGTCTATGACATTTTGGTCGGCGACGTCATGCATCTTGAGACTGGCGACTTGGTACCAGTGGACGGCATATTCATCCAAGGCCATGGTGTAAAGTGTGACGAGTCTTCGGCCACAGGAGAGTCTGACTTGCTGAAGAAGACTCCCGCAgacgaggtctttgcagctcTCGAGAAGATTCACGAAGGCAACTCAGATAATTCCAAGATTGAGAAGATGGACCCATTCATTATCTCAGGCAGCAAGGTCAATGAAGGAACAGGCACCTTCCTGGTCACTGCTGTCGGTGTCCATTCGAGTTACGGTCGTATCATGATGACGATGCAGACAGGACAGGAGTCTACCCCCTTGCAGCAGATGCTCAACAAACTGGCGGATATGATTGCATACGCCGGCACAGGCTCTGCTCTGCTCTTGTTTGTCGTCTTGTTTATCAAGTTTCTCGTCGGCCTTCCCAACAACACAGACAATCCCGACCAGAAAGGACAAACATTCCTTCGGTTGTTTATCACCGCTGTCACTGTGGTTGTCGTAGCTGTTCCCGAGGGACTTCCACTGGCTGTCACACTTGCACTGGCATTTGCCACCACCCGCATGACCAAGGACAACAACCTCGTTCGCGTTCTGAGGGCTTGCGAGACGATGGGAAACGCGACTACCATCTGTTCAGACAAGACCGGAACCTTGACACAAAACAAGATGACAGTCGTTGCCACCACTCTCGGGACTTCTCTCAGCTTTGGTGGCACCGATGAGATGCTTGAAGAGCCAGAAGGTGGCCAAGAAAAGGATCAGCACAGCCACGCCGAGTCTAGCGTTCGCAATGTTCCTGTCGAGGAGTTCTCCAAAAGCCTCAGCCAGCCGGTCAAAGACATACTGATTCAGTCCAACGCTGTAAACAGCACGGCTTTTGAAGGTGATCAGGAAGGCGAACATACCTACATTGGTTCAAAGACCGAGGTAGCCCTGTTGACTTTCACTCGCGACCACCTGGGCGCTCCGCCAGTGGCCGAGGTTCGATCCAATTCCGATGTTGTCCAGGTCGTGCCCTTCGACTCGGCCCTGAAGTACATGGCAACAGTCGTCAAGCTCTCGGATGGAAAGTACAGGGCCTATGTTAAAGGTGCCAGTGAGATACTGCTCAAGCAATGCACGAGAGTCCTGTCCGACCCCGAGTCAGAAGACCTTGCTACCACCGAACTCACCGACGAACTCCGCGAAACATTCAACTCTACCATCACTTCTTATGCCGGACAAACCCTGCGCACAATCAGCTCTTCGTACCGCGACTTTGACAGCTGGCCGCCTTCTGAGGCAACAAGCAAAGAAGACCCGCGCTCTGCCGACTTCAACAAGGTTCACTCCGACATGACACTGGTCTCCATCTTTGGTATCAAGGACCCCCTTCGGCCTGGAGTCATAGATGCCATCAAGGACTGCAAACGCGCTGGTGTGGTTGTTCGTATGGTCACCGGCGACAACATCTTGACCGGTCGAGCTATTGCCAAGGAGTGCGGCATTTACACACCCGAGGAGGGAGGTTTGGCCATGGAGGGTCCCGATTTCAGACGCAAAAGTGAGGAGGAACTCAAAGAAATTGCCCCGAAGCTGCAGGTGTTGGCACGTTCTAGCCCCGAAGACAAGAGGATTCTCGTCAAGATCCTCAAGGAGCTTGGCGAGACTGTTGCTGCAACTGGAGACGGAACCAACGACGCCCCGGCGCTGAAGATGGCCGATATCGGATTTGCGATGGGTATAGCTGGCACTGAAGTTGCAAAAGAGGCGGCTGCTATCATTCTCATGGATGATAACTTTGCCACTATCGTCAAGGCCATGGCCTGGGGTCGTACAGTGCGCGATGCCGTCAAGAAGTTTCTTCAG TTCCAACTCACGGTCAATGTTACCGCGGTAGTGCTTGTGTTTGTCAGCGCAGTGTCTAGCTCCACTGAAGAGTCTGTCCTGAACGCAGTGC AGCTTCTATGGGTTAATCTCATTATGGACACAATGGCAGCTTTGGCCTTGGCAACTG ATCCTCCTCATCCTAGTATCCTCCACAGGAAACCTGATCGTAAATCTGCTTCGTTGATTACCCCTGCAATGGCAAAAATGATAATTGGTCAGGCCATCTGCCAGCTTGCTATCACCCTTGTCCTAAACTTTGGAGGCTACTCTCTGTTGGGATATGGATCTATGCCCGATGGAGAGATTAGACTCAAGACTCTAGTATTCAACACTTTCGTGTGGCTCCAGATCTTCAACGAAGTCAA CAATCGGCGTCTCGACAACAAATTGAACATCCTCGAAGGCGTCTTGAAAAACTACTGGTTCCTGGGAGTCAACTTGATCATGATAGGTGGTCAAGTTCTCATTATCTTTGTGGGCAGGGAAGCTTTCAAGATTGTGCCCCTTGATGGCAAAGAATGGGGTATTTCGATTGGCCTCGGCGCCATATCCATCCCCTGGGGCATGATCATTCGCCTGATTCCCGACCATTGGATTCTCAAAATTCTTCCTTATGCAATTCGGCGACGATGGGTGCCCGAGACTATCAAATCCGAAAAGGAGCTGGAGAAACTCAAGAAGGATCAGGAGAAGGACGCCGAGAAGGctgccaagaagaaggcaaAGAAGGATGCGAAGAAGGCCAAAAAGCGTGGAAAGAAGGGTGGAGAGGACGAGGAGAAGGCGTCGACACGTGAGGAATCAGACGAGGAGGATCACTTCAAGCCCCCTTTGCGAACACTCACGTCTATTCGAGGCAACAGAGCCCGAAACCACAGCTTTTACGATGGACATCGCGGATTCCACCAATACGTTCATGACCAGAAGCGGAaggtcaaggccaaggcgcaTACAATTGCCCATTTGGACAGCAGCCACAAGGAGAAGGATGAGTCGACCAAGTCCGATGCTAGGCGGAGCTTAACGGCGCCAGCTGCTCCGCGGCCCCAAGATGGGCAAACAAGCCAAGATTGA